One window of Aerococcus tenax genomic DNA carries:
- the glgA gene encoding glycogen synthase GlgA has protein sequence MKVLFVSAEAAPFFKSGGLGDVSYALPKELQRQGVDIRVALPYYTLMPEKYKEDVTDLMHFTVDMGKKRAYVGIKYLQLEGLSYYFVDNLDYFDRDSLYGYGDDEERFAFFSLAVIEMMEKIDFIPNVIHVNDWQSAMIPALLVDRYHWVEAYKNIRKVLTIHNLRFQGWTDRENLKNYFNTTDSLFHDKGVRQNNRVNYLKGGINFSDIVTTVSPSYAREIQTPEFGEALDGTLRANAFKIRGIINGIDYDLNNPQTDPALVKNYSMDTVRDGKAANKAFLQERVGLEVNADRPLLAVVSRLTDQKGMQLLEAKAEELLHTTSAQFLILGTGDQRFEHSFRYFEDQYKGRFCAYIDFDTQLAQQIYAGSDLFLMPSAFEPCGLSQMISMRYGTLPLVHETGGLKDTVIPYNQFTGEGNGFSFKRFDAGDFSNMVHYALGVYYNQEEAWHYLIQHAMTRDFRWKKPAKDYLTIYQQLLNE, from the coding sequence ATGAAGGTTTTATTTGTTTCTGCAGAAGCAGCTCCTTTTTTTAAATCAGGGGGGTTGGGCGATGTTTCCTATGCCCTACCTAAGGAATTACAGCGCCAGGGGGTAGATATTCGTGTCGCCCTCCCTTATTACACGCTCATGCCAGAAAAATATAAAGAAGATGTCACCGATTTAATGCACTTTACTGTCGACATGGGTAAGAAGAGAGCCTATGTTGGTATTAAATATTTACAATTAGAAGGGCTAAGCTATTATTTTGTCGATAATTTAGATTATTTTGATCGCGATTCCCTCTATGGTTATGGTGACGATGAAGAACGTTTTGCCTTTTTCTCCCTAGCAGTTATTGAAATGATGGAGAAAATTGATTTCATCCCTAACGTCATTCATGTCAATGACTGGCAAAGCGCCATGATTCCAGCCCTCTTAGTTGATCGCTATCATTGGGTAGAAGCCTATAAGAATATTCGCAAGGTATTAACCATTCATAACTTGCGCTTTCAAGGCTGGACGGACCGAGAAAATTTAAAAAATTATTTCAATACCACTGATAGCCTCTTTCATGATAAGGGTGTGAGACAAAATAACCGGGTCAATTATCTAAAGGGAGGGATCAACTTTAGTGATATTGTCACTACTGTGAGCCCTAGCTATGCCCGGGAGATCCAAACGCCTGAATTTGGGGAAGCTTTAGATGGCACGCTTCGAGCTAATGCTTTTAAAATTCGCGGGATAATTAATGGCATTGATTATGATTTGAATAATCCGCAAACAGACCCTGCCTTAGTCAAAAACTATAGCATGGATACAGTGCGTGATGGGAAGGCAGCCAATAAGGCCTTCTTACAAGAACGGGTTGGGTTAGAGGTTAATGCTGACCGGCCCCTTCTGGCCGTGGTGAGCCGTTTAACTGATCAAAAGGGCATGCAATTACTAGAAGCTAAGGCTGAAGAACTGTTGCATACCACTTCAGCCCAATTCCTCATTTTAGGGACAGGTGACCAGCGCTTCGAGCATTCTTTCCGTTACTTTGAAGACCAATATAAGGGCCGCTTTTGTGCCTATATTGACTTTGATACTCAATTAGCTCAGCAAATTTACGCCGGGAGCGACCTCTTCCTGATGCCGAGTGCCTTTGAACCTTGTGGGCTTTCGCAAATGATTTCAATGCGTTATGGCACTTTACCCCTGGTTCATGAAACTGGTGGCTTAAAGGATACGGTTATCCCTTATAATCAGTTTACTGGGGAAGGCAATGGTTTTAGTTTTAAACGTTTTGATGCCGGGGATTTTTCCAACATGGTCCACTATGCGCTTGGCGTTTACTACAACCAAGAAGAAGCCTGGCATTATCTGATTCAACATGCCATGACTCGTGATTTCCGCTGGAAAAAACCAGCTAAGGATTATTTAACGATTTATCAGCAACTCCTTAATGAATAA
- the glgD gene encoding glucose-1-phosphate adenylyltransferase subunit GlgD: MVQNKVCAILNLTENDNDLYPLTKQRPIAMLPFACRYRLLDFALSSITYANMRSAALFIGRSGRSVYDHIRSGKPWDLDTYRGGIFTFSQMEHKQALYEAASRRGDFYDDHETFINRSHADYVYVAGSRVLANVVISDLVEALEDSDADIARLYTRVPRQMIEYHPNERLVSLDEAGYINELQVEGVTPIESDTVLYDMNMSIVPTKIMLEIIEKAESQDINQNLDDILIQFLSDYKTVGVEHHGYIANIDSINAYYQASMDMLEAEAYTELFQNKQSIYTKGHNGVPTFYAKGADVKHSQLATGCEIFGTVFHSQLFRKVVVEAEAEVSHSIILQGCKIGKGAKVSYAILDKNVTVEPGAVIEGKPDDLIVIGKHEVIKRSDF; this comes from the coding sequence ATGGTTCAAAATAAAGTTTGTGCAATATTAAACTTAACTGAAAATGATAACGATCTTTACCCATTGACTAAGCAACGTCCTATTGCCATGTTACCTTTTGCTTGCCGTTACCGCTTATTAGATTTTGCTCTATCTAGTATCACTTACGCTAATATGCGTTCGGCAGCCCTCTTTATCGGCCGGTCAGGTCGCTCAGTCTATGACCATATCCGTAGCGGAAAACCTTGGGACTTGGACACTTATCGGGGTGGCATATTTACTTTCTCACAAATGGAGCATAAACAAGCGCTTTATGAAGCAGCTAGTCGCCGTGGTGATTTTTATGATGATCATGAGACTTTTATTAATCGCTCGCACGCGGATTATGTTTATGTTGCCGGTTCACGTGTTTTAGCTAATGTGGTTATTAGCGACTTAGTTGAAGCCTTAGAAGATTCTGACGCTGATATTGCCCGCCTATATACCCGTGTCCCTCGCCAAATGATAGAATACCATCCCAATGAGCGGTTGGTTAGCTTGGATGAAGCAGGCTATATTAATGAATTACAAGTTGAGGGGGTTACCCCAATTGAAAGTGATACCGTCCTATATGATATGAACATGTCCATCGTACCAACTAAAATCATGTTAGAAATTATCGAAAAGGCAGAAAGCCAAGACATCAATCAAAACCTTGATGACATTTTGATCCAATTTCTTTCAGATTATAAGACGGTTGGGGTTGAACATCATGGCTATATTGCTAATATCGATTCGATCAATGCTTACTACCAAGCAAGTATGGATATGTTAGAGGCAGAAGCTTATACCGAACTCTTTCAAAATAAACAGAGTATCTATACCAAGGGACACAATGGGGTTCCAACATTTTACGCTAAAGGAGCTGACGTTAAGCATTCCCAATTAGCAACGGGCTGTGAAATTTTTGGGACGGTATTCCATTCCCAACTATTTCGTAAGGTCGTGGTGGAGGCTGAAGCTGAAGTTAGTCACTCTATTATCCTGCAAGGCTGTAAAATTGGTAAAGGAGCTAAGGTTTCCTATGCCATTTTAGATAAGAATGTGACCGTTGAACCAGGAGCAGTTATTGAAGGAAAACCTGACGATTTAATTGTTATTGGTAAGCATGAAGTTATCAAGAGATCTGACTTCTAA
- a CDS encoding glucose-1-phosphate adenylyltransferase, with amino-acid sequence MKSEMLAMILAGGKGTRLGKLTQDIAKPAVPFGGKYRIIDFPLSNCANSGITTVGVMTQYEPLVLNDHIGNGAPWGLDVSDGGAAVLQPYSSSEGEKWFKGTANAIYQNVAFVDSHQPKYVLILSGDHIYKMNYEAMLQEHIKNEADCTVGVIPVPMEEASRFGIMNTDEAGRIVEFEEKPAEPKSNLASMGIYIFNWDLLRQYLVNDPEKMEDFSHDVIPAYLENQERLYAYSFHGYWKDVGTIDSLWEANMEFLEPNHPLNIREDTWPIFSKVAVAPPQFMSEESHVEDSMICDGTINRGSIKNSVISQNVTIGKGSLIENSVIMSGAKIGQNVEIKYAILGENAEVMDNTRFVGEVHDIQVAGYEEIIGGSEHGSK; translated from the coding sequence ATGAAAAGTGAAATGTTAGCTATGATTTTAGCTGGTGGTAAAGGGACTCGTTTAGGGAAACTCACCCAAGATATCGCTAAACCCGCTGTCCCTTTTGGGGGAAAATACCGTATCATTGATTTTCCCTTAAGTAATTGTGCAAATTCAGGTATTACGACAGTAGGAGTGATGACTCAGTATGAACCGCTCGTTTTAAATGACCATATTGGTAATGGAGCGCCTTGGGGGTTGGACGTTAGTGATGGCGGGGCAGCCGTTTTACAACCTTACTCAAGTAGTGAAGGGGAAAAATGGTTTAAGGGAACAGCCAATGCGATTTATCAAAATGTAGCCTTCGTCGATTCACACCAACCTAAATATGTCCTCATCCTGTCTGGTGACCATATTTATAAAATGAATTATGAAGCCATGCTTCAAGAACACATAAAGAACGAAGCTGATTGTACGGTAGGAGTCATCCCCGTTCCAATGGAAGAAGCTTCCCGTTTTGGCATTATGAATACGGATGAGGCCGGCCGCATTGTTGAATTTGAAGAGAAACCGGCTGAGCCTAAGAGCAATTTAGCTTCCATGGGGATTTATATTTTTAATTGGGACTTATTACGCCAATATTTGGTAAATGACCCTGAGAAAATGGAAGACTTTAGCCATGATGTTATTCCTGCTTATCTTGAAAACCAAGAAAGACTTTACGCCTATTCTTTCCATGGTTACTGGAAGGATGTTGGAACCATCGACAGTCTCTGGGAAGCTAATATGGAATTCTTAGAGCCTAACCATCCGCTGAATATTCGAGAAGATACCTGGCCAATCTTTTCAAAAGTTGCGGTTGCCCCTCCACAATTCATGTCAGAAGAAAGTCATGTCGAAGATTCAATGATTTGTGATGGAACAATTAATCGTGGAAGCATTAAAAATTCAGTCATTTCGCAAAATGTCACGATTGGCAAGGGAAGTCTGATTGAAAATAGTGTGATTATGTCAGGAGCAAAAATTGGCCAGAATGTAGAAATTAAGTATGCGATTCTGGGTGAAAATGCTGAAGTGATGGATAATACACGTTTTGTTGGTGAAGTACATGATATTCAGGTGGCTGGATATGAAGAAATAATAGGGGGTAGTGAGCATGGTTCAAAATAA
- a CDS encoding Nif3-like dinuclear metal center hexameric protein translates to MTNKVTVSDLVQYFENRFPTAYALEGDPIGLHFGSLDQEVKRVLVTLDVRPEVVEEAIAKQVDFIFSHHPVIFRPAKRLSEDDPQQAMYAKLIRHQIAVYSAHTNLDSSQPGMNDWLAERYGIENAEVFAAHYHEKNYRLVTFLPKESLPAFKEALSAYPLSVIGNYQHCFFQWTGQGSFIPVDGAQPKIGEVDQETELEEIALSLTVKEGEKEKVCDLVKKYHPYEEAVVEIYEKNNDYQSIGMGRIGELKEKISFKDYVEKIKDLSHLEGIRFVTRDDKALVHRVAVLGGAGSSYYQAAKVAGADVFITADADYHTAHDIYESGLSLIDPGHHMEAICIPYVLDELTQWSQTNHFGLTVFPSEVNTDPFHFL, encoded by the coding sequence ATGACCAATAAAGTAACCGTCAGCGACCTTGTCCAGTATTTTGAAAACCGTTTTCCTACTGCCTATGCGCTTGAAGGCGATCCTATTGGCTTACATTTTGGTTCTTTAGATCAAGAGGTCAAGCGGGTTTTAGTGACTTTAGATGTCCGTCCGGAAGTGGTTGAGGAGGCCATAGCGAAACAAGTTGACTTTATTTTTTCCCACCATCCGGTAATATTTAGACCAGCAAAGCGCCTCAGCGAGGATGATCCCCAACAAGCCATGTATGCCAAGCTGATTAGGCACCAAATTGCCGTCTACAGTGCTCATACTAATCTTGATAGTAGTCAGCCTGGAATGAATGATTGGTTGGCTGAACGTTATGGGATAGAAAATGCCGAGGTTTTTGCCGCTCATTACCATGAAAAAAATTACCGCCTGGTCACTTTTTTACCCAAGGAGAGTTTGCCTGCCTTCAAAGAGGCGCTTAGTGCCTATCCTCTTTCTGTTATTGGAAATTACCAGCATTGTTTCTTTCAATGGACTGGTCAAGGAAGTTTTATTCCTGTAGATGGAGCTCAACCAAAAATTGGTGAAGTAGATCAAGAAACTGAGCTTGAGGAAATTGCCCTGTCCCTAACTGTCAAGGAAGGGGAAAAAGAGAAAGTTTGTGACTTGGTAAAAAAATACCATCCTTATGAAGAAGCGGTCGTTGAAATCTATGAGAAGAATAATGATTATCAAAGTATTGGTATGGGTAGAATTGGGGAATTAAAAGAGAAAATTTCCTTTAAAGATTATGTGGAAAAAATTAAGGATCTTTCTCACTTAGAAGGCATTCGCTTTGTGACTAGGGATGACAAGGCCCTCGTTCACCGGGTAGCCGTATTAGGTGGGGCAGGTTCATCCTATTATCAAGCAGCCAAGGTTGCTGGGGCTGATGTTTTTATTACGGCTGATGCGGATTACCATACTGCCCATGATATCTATGAAAGTGGCCTGAGTCTAATTGACCCCGGTCACCATATGGAAGCTATTTGTATTCCCTATGTCCTAGACGAGTTGACCCAGTGGAGCCAAACCAATCATTTTGGCCTGACTGTCTTTCCTTCTGAGGTCAACACTGATCCTTTTCATTTCTTGTAG
- a CDS encoding tRNA (adenine(22)-N(1))-methyltransferase yields the protein MTKTLSKRLKGIANYVEKGSYIADIGSDHAHIPIYLLDQGLIKGAICSEVAQGPYERMCQAVLDNHYGDLVSCRLGNGLATLTKEDPVDTVIIAGMGGKLIHEILLAGEDILSQLDYPKLILQANIDEYLLRQWLLDKGYQIVGEEILEDAGKIYEIIAAEYVGKAPALSDSQLYLGLYTKNSNPAIFRKKWTRRQHKIESILQQMNGEALSQRRQQFSQLLAMIKQALEGDSDDQ from the coding sequence ATGACCAAAACACTCTCCAAACGACTGAAAGGAATAGCAAATTACGTTGAAAAGGGAAGTTATATAGCAGATATTGGTTCAGACCACGCTCATATTCCGATTTATTTATTAGACCAAGGACTGATTAAGGGGGCTATTTGTAGTGAAGTCGCTCAAGGACCTTATGAGCGGATGTGTCAAGCCGTACTTGATAATCACTATGGCGACTTAGTATCTTGCCGCTTGGGAAATGGTTTAGCCACCTTAACAAAAGAAGACCCAGTCGATACGGTTATAATTGCAGGTATGGGGGGAAAGCTCATTCATGAAATTTTGCTCGCTGGTGAGGATATTTTGTCGCAATTAGACTATCCCAAGTTAATTTTACAGGCAAATATTGATGAATACCTCTTGCGCCAATGGTTATTGGATAAAGGCTACCAAATTGTAGGGGAAGAGATTTTAGAAGACGCAGGAAAAATTTATGAAATTATTGCTGCCGAATATGTCGGAAAGGCCCCTGCTCTCAGTGACAGCCAACTTTATCTAGGACTTTATACCAAGAATAGTAATCCAGCTATTTTTAGGAAAAAGTGGACCCGGCGCCAACACAAGATAGAGAGCATTCTCCAACAAATGAATGGGGAAGCGCTTAGCCAACGACGTCAGCAATTTAGTCAACTGTTAGCAATGATCAAACAAGCCTTGGAGGGTGATAGTGATGACCAATAA
- a CDS encoding GDSL-type esterase/lipase family protein has product MTKLLFYGHSVLAKFPFAQIGDIKIDNRAVSGSIAEEGYDKLIKNNDLSEDYDTILLMYGINELWQGLGIENPTYWIEKNVEFFSQHYPKSQLILSLVMRNLSEDPSVSNVLIDRLNDKLRQFDNKYSLTYWDWQGFYDANNYCRPELTIEGVHLTQAGYQLLAEGIEKTIRRGVK; this is encoded by the coding sequence ATGACTAAACTCTTATTTTATGGTCACTCAGTTTTAGCAAAATTTCCCTTCGCTCAGATTGGAGATATAAAAATTGATAACCGGGCCGTGAGCGGCAGCATTGCCGAAGAAGGTTACGATAAGCTAATCAAAAATAATGATTTAAGTGAAGATTATGATACCATTTTATTAATGTACGGGATTAATGAATTATGGCAGGGCTTAGGTATCGAGAATCCGACCTACTGGATTGAAAAGAATGTCGAATTTTTTAGCCAGCATTATCCTAAGTCTCAGCTGATTTTATCCCTAGTGATGCGAAATCTAAGTGAAGATCCCTCGGTGTCCAATGTGCTCATTGATCGTTTAAATGATAAGTTAAGACAATTTGATAATAAATATTCATTAACTTATTGGGATTGGCAAGGATTTTACGACGCAAATAATTATTGCCGACCTGAGCTAACCATCGAGGGGGTCCACCTGACTCAAGCTGGCTACCAGTTGTTGGCAGAAGGCATCGAGAAAACCATAAGAAGAGGAGTTAAGTAA